One genomic region from Gemmatimonadales bacterium encodes:
- a CDS encoding DEAD/DEAH box helicase gives MHPSRDHYLPPDRQAFHAARPPTGRVVVIAPTRAACETIEMAMGLDIHTVLEAEHGAEIEALAGDGGGFGIVAGTGTGKTLGIRRIARAILGVPLRVGVVNREREATPETPSWNLVIVTTGIARRWFQAGVITGADVVVVDEIHQTSAELELCLALGKRAGCRFIWLSATVDPAFYAGYLDSTRVIETRAFDPARAARVRIQPSTVADFLDSRFLRRVVRERRGVAVFVPTRAEVEAVAGAVGAQWPALTTAFYHGGEPIRVIRPFLEGLAPKPYLLAMTAAGQSALNIAGLDTVVILDARYQNVVERGRNVLTRTPLAANDILQMAGRVHGRVRGGEVWILSDRDLAFDRLTPGPPEFQLAGDVERVAMTCAALGVNATDLELPVPLDRTAYAAALRRLEGRGIVADGRLTVYGAEVEALPVERPWAELLLHADADLVPAVAACSGVESLHRMTREERMLRGVIVPGSDHLTVYNIFAEAVNHHAAVSEVYGLARHVFADTVAEWADRRGVLVKAVEDAALGVASVYRALEMTLPATVPYADERMLRRFQDLIARIMPFDLVVDEETAAGEPVRVSRGSVCGAWGGVAGTIRYFADRFGVPRAAIEGTQLPYDLMRSYARVLAPEVQYDARHRRLPLVAVRRRNYHGFELERDVEPLETIPAELAGPARAALVEALMTGVAHHRQARTLRHTLDLLGELWRRSGGKLSGVDGSVVRAALGRRLERLGRFEDFLEADLGLSVDEFVSAEARRELEALPSFVTLAGEKCPLDYELDGGEGIVRVRLRERIARALRDDELPRLDRRVAFTLVRGKNTAVRADSLTDLRRVLTGRPPTEQARRGRARKHRRKL, from the coding sequence GTGCACCCCAGCCGAGACCACTACCTCCCACCTGACCGCCAAGCCTTCCACGCCGCGAGGCCGCCCACCGGCCGCGTGGTGGTCATCGCGCCGACGCGCGCCGCCTGCGAGACGATCGAAATGGCGATGGGCCTGGACATCCACACCGTGCTCGAGGCCGAGCATGGCGCGGAGATCGAGGCGCTCGCGGGTGACGGCGGGGGTTTCGGAATCGTGGCGGGCACGGGCACGGGCAAGACGCTTGGCATCCGCCGGATCGCTCGAGCCATCCTCGGCGTTCCCCTGAGGGTCGGCGTCGTCAACCGCGAACGGGAGGCGACGCCCGAGACGCCGTCGTGGAACCTCGTGATCGTGACCACGGGGATCGCGCGTCGCTGGTTCCAGGCGGGCGTGATCACGGGCGCCGACGTCGTCGTGGTGGACGAGATCCACCAGACCTCGGCCGAGCTGGAATTGTGCCTGGCGCTGGGCAAGCGGGCCGGCTGCCGGTTCATCTGGCTGTCGGCTACGGTGGACCCGGCGTTCTACGCCGGCTACCTCGATTCGACGCGGGTCATCGAAACCCGTGCGTTCGACCCGGCGCGTGCCGCGCGGGTGCGGATCCAGCCCTCGACGGTCGCGGACTTCCTGGACTCGCGCTTTCTGCGCCGGGTGGTGCGCGAGCGGCGGGGGGTCGCGGTGTTCGTGCCGACCCGGGCGGAGGTGGAGGCGGTTGCCGGGGCGGTGGGTGCCCAGTGGCCGGCCCTCACGACCGCGTTCTACCACGGCGGAGAGCCGATCCGGGTCATCCGGCCGTTCCTCGAGGGCCTCGCGCCGAAGCCGTACCTGTTGGCGATGACGGCTGCCGGGCAATCGGCGCTGAACATCGCGGGGCTCGATACCGTGGTCATACTGGACGCGCGCTACCAGAACGTGGTGGAACGCGGCCGCAACGTGCTGACCCGGACGCCGCTCGCCGCGAACGACATTCTGCAGATGGCGGGCCGCGTGCACGGCCGTGTCCGGGGCGGCGAGGTGTGGATCCTCAGCGATCGGGACCTGGCGTTCGACCGGCTGACGCCGGGCCCTCCGGAGTTCCAGCTCGCGGGTGACGTGGAGCGCGTGGCGATGACGTGCGCCGCGCTCGGCGTGAACGCCACGGACCTCGAGCTACCCGTGCCGCTGGACCGGACGGCGTACGCGGCCGCCCTCCGGCGATTGGAGGGCCGCGGCATCGTCGCGGACGGCCGGCTCACGGTCTACGGCGCGGAAGTCGAGGCATTGCCGGTGGAGCGGCCCTGGGCGGAGCTGCTCCTCCACGCGGACGCGGACCTGGTGCCGGCGGTGGCGGCGTGTTCCGGCGTCGAGTCGCTGCACCGGATGACGCGCGAGGAACGGATGCTGCGCGGCGTGATCGTGCCCGGCTCCGATCACCTGACGGTCTACAACATCTTCGCCGAGGCCGTCAATCACCACGCGGCCGTCAGCGAGGTCTACGGGCTGGCGCGGCACGTCTTCGCGGACACGGTGGCGGAATGGGCCGACCGACGCGGGGTGCTGGTGAAGGCCGTCGAGGATGCGGCACTCGGCGTGGCGTCGGTGTACCGCGCGCTCGAGATGACCCTCCCCGCCACCGTGCCCTACGCGGACGAGCGCATGCTGCGGCGCTTCCAGGACCTGATCGCGCGGATCATGCCGTTCGACCTGGTGGTCGACGAGGAGACGGCGGCCGGCGAGCCGGTGCGCGTCTCGCGCGGCTCCGTTTGCGGAGCCTGGGGCGGCGTGGCCGGGACCATTCGCTACTTTGCCGACCGGTTCGGCGTCCCGCGCGCGGCCATCGAGGGCACGCAACTGCCGTACGACCTGATGCGAAGCTACGCCCGCGTCCTCGCTCCCGAAGTGCAGTACGACGCCCGGCATCGGCGGCTGCCCCTGGTGGCGGTGCGTCGCCGCAACTATCACGGCTTCGAGCTCGAGCGCGACGTCGAGCCGCTGGAGACGATCCCTGCGGAGCTCGCCGGGCCCGCGCGGGCCGCACTGGTCGAGGCCCTGATGACGGGCGTGGCCCACCACCGGCAAGCCCGCACGCTCCGCCACACGCTGGACCTCCTCGGGGAGCTGTGGCGACGCTCGGGCGGGAAGTTGAGCGGCGTCGACGGCTCGGTGGTGCGGGCCGCCCTGGGCCGCCGGCTGGAGCGCCTGGGTCGGTTCGAGGATTTCCTCGAGGCCGACCTCGGCCTGAGCGTCGACGAGTTCGTGTCAGCCGAGGCTCGACGGGAGCTCGAGGCCCTTCCCTCGTTCGTCACCCTCGCCGGCGAGAAGTGCCCACTGGACTACGAGTTGGACGGCGGCGAAGGCATCGTGCGCGTGCGGCTCCGGGAGCGCATCGCTCGAGCGCTGAGGGACGACGAACTGCCGCGGCTCGACCGGCGGGTCGCCTTCACGCTGGTGCGGGGGAAGAACACGGCGGTGAGGGCGG